The segment GCTTCATTGATTTTAATAAATTTCTTCATGGTTACTTTAGCACTCCTTTAGTAGCTTCATTCATGCCATTTTTTAAGATATCTTCAACATAAACTGCTACCAAGCTAGGCAATCCTTCGATTTTATCTATATCATTTTTCCATATGGTTTTGTTTTTTAAAACTTCTTCAACTAAATCTTCTATGGTGATTTTTTGCTGTTCGTAAGAAGCCCAAACATTCTTAAATCCTTCTAAGATATTTGCATCATCATTAAGAGCAATCTCATCTCCATTTCTTTCACCCTTATAAAATATTATAAGTGCTGCTAATGAGAATACAAGTCTCCTTGGTAATTCATTTTTTCGTTTTTGGTACTCTAATATAGAAGGCAATACTCTTGTTTCAAATTTTGAAATTGAATTTAAAGAAATGCTCATAAGTTCATGCTTAATGTACGGATTTTTAAACCTGTCCAAAACATCGGCGGCAAATTTCTCTAGCTCTTCTAAGGGCAAGTCTAGGGTAGGAATAATCTCATCAAAAATTGTTTGTTTGACATAATTACCTATGACTTGATCTTCAACAGACTCCCTTACAGTATCAATTCCATACAAATATGATACAGGAACCATGCTTGTGTGTGCACCATTTAATATTCTTACCTTTCTCGTTCTATAGGGAGCCATATCTTTAACGAACAAAGTGTTTAGACCTATCGAAGCTGCTGGGAATTCCTCTGCTATCCGCTCTGGGGCTTCAATGACCCAAAGGTGGAACGGTTCTCCTTCAACGACTAGCTTATCCTGATAGCCTAATTCTTCTTGTATTTCATTTATACGCTCTCTTGGATATCCTGGTACTATTCTATCCACCAAGCTGTTGCAAAAAGTGTTCGCTTCAACAATCCACTTTTTAAACTTTTCTTCAAGTTCCCAAAGCTCCACATATTTAATGACAGTCTCCTTGAGTTTTTCTCCATTCTTATCTATCAGCTCGCAGGGAATAATTATAAACCCTTTATCGTCGTCTCCATTAAAATATTTAAACCTTTCGTATAACAATGCAGTCAATTTACCTGGAAAGCTATTTTGTGGTTTATCCTCCAGCTTATCATTTTCCTCAAATGATATTCCTGCCTCAGTGGTATTGGAAATAATAAATCTCATTTCAGGGTTATGAGCAAGGGCTAAATACTCATCATTTTGAGTGTAAGGGTTAATTGCTCTAGTAATGCAGTTTATCACCGAGTGTTCTCTAGAGGCTTCGCCATCTTTGATCCCATTTAAATATAAGGTATATAATCCGTCTTGCTCATTCAGCAATTCTACTAGACCTTTATCTATTGGCTGAACTACTACCACTCCGCTATTAAAATCAGCTTCCTTGTTCAATTTGTCTATCTGCCAATCGACAAAAGCTCTTAAAAAATTCCCCTCCCCAAACTGAATAACCTTTTCAGGGTAGCTTTTATAGTTTTTATACGTATTTTTATTTAAATTCATGTTTTTATCTCCTTTTAATTCAGATATTAAAACTTCAATACAACTTTCAACATTTCTCCAGCGTTTTGATCAAAGTCTTTGAATGCTTTTTCTGAATCTTCAAAATCATATACATTGGTTATTATTTTCTCTAAATTCACTTTACCTTTATTCACAATATCTATCAGTTCTTCAAAATCCGCTTTTACTGCATTACGAGATCCGTAAATATTAAGTTCTTTCTTTTGAATCATTGAGAAATTAAAATCTAAATTTTGTTTTCCTATTCCTATCAGTACAACCCTACCACCAAATGCTGCAGCGTCTATACAGTTTTGAAAAGTTGAAGGCAATCCTACAGCTTCAATTGTCACATCAAAACCGTCACCGTTTGTAATTTCATCAACTTCTGAGCTAAATCTAGCCGGATCACTGTTTAAGATGACTCCATCTGCTCCAAGTTCTAAAGCATAATCCAGCTTTCCCTGTGCAACATCGCTAATATATACTTCCGCACCGGATAGCTTTGCCGAAATCATTGCCAAGACTCCTATTGTTCCAGCCCCGATTACTAGTACCTTATCGCCTTTTTTAACATTTCCCCGTTTTACTCCATGATGGCTTATAGCAAATGGTTCAATCAACGCCAACGTTTTGCCTGACAAACCCTGCCCGTCATATATTCTTTCAATCGGCATTGTTATATACTGGGAAAACCCACCGTCTCTCTGCGCTCCCATGGTCTCATTAGAAGTACAGCAATTAACCAATCCCCTTCGACATGAATAACATGTGCCACAATTGAAATAAGGGTTTGCAGTTACTACCATTCCTTTTTTTAACCCTTTATCATTTTCTTCTATTTCTACTATTTCAGCCGAAAATTCATGCCCAGGAATTCTTGGGTATGAAGAGTAGGCAAATGTTCCTCTGTAAGTTCCAAGGTCCGATCCACAAATACCGCCGTATAATAGTTTTAATAAGGCTTCGCCTGGGCGTGGTTTCGGAACTTCTGCTTCTAACAGCTGTATTTCTCCAGGCTTATTTATTTGACTAACTAAATTTTTTTTCAATACTATCATCCTCCAGTTTAATATAAGCATCTTATTTTTAAATTCAAATCTTCATCAGAGCCTGTTTATGAGCATTTTTCAAATGAATCCGAATGGATTTTTCAATTTTATCTAAATCTTGCTCTATTAATGCATCGATAATTTCGAAATGTTCAGGCTTTGAACGTTTCTCAACATCGTCAATTTCCAACGTTGACATAACACGTATTCTATAATCCAAATCAAATATTTTATCTGTAAACTCTGTTAACTTACTGTTATTCCCACAAGAGATGATATACTTATGGAATTCTATATCTAAATCAAAATATTCATTAGCCTGAGAACCATCTAGATTAAAAGGAATTTCATCAAATCTTCTTTTCAGATCTAACAAAAATTCCTTCGACATATTTTTGCATGCCATTTTCGCTATCTCAGGCTCTACTATCTCTCTTATCTGAAAAACTTCATGTATATCTTTTACTGTTATTTGAGATACGATGATGCCCTTTCTTGGATATATCGTCACGAAGTTTTCTTGACTCAACCTTAAAAGCGCTTCTCGAATAGGCGTTCGGCTAATCCCCAGCTCCAATACGATTGCCGCTTCGGATATAATACTCCCTGGAACAAGCTCACATTTTAATATTTTATCCTTTATTGATTTATAAGCCAGATCCTTTAAAGGCAACTGTTCTTCGTTATGCCTTGCTTTTTTCATATGCAACCACCTCAGCCATATTTTTTATACTCTACAAATAACTATAATTCATTTCAAAACATTTTTCCACACACTACATTTTTATTCTAACAGACATATTAAAATAGTCTTTGACCCAATAAACTATTAATAAAACAGGTTAACTATTCCAGTTGAAAATGCAGGAACAAAGGTCAAAAGCATTAAACAAACTAAAAGCAATATATAAAACGGTATGGCTTCCTTAATAAAATTCATGATTTTGCACCTAGTTATACCACATGTTACAAACATCAAAGTTCCCATGGGAGGTGATAATGCTCCTATTGCCATATTGAAAATAAAAATCATCGCAAATTGAATCTCGTCAATTCCATATGCGGTAGCAACCGGTGCCAGCAACGGAACAAGTACTATCATCGCTGCATTTCCCTCAATAAACATACCGACAATTATTAAAAACAAATTAACAGCTAATAAAAAAACATACTTGTTCGAAATAGTATTTATAATCATTCCTGTAATTTCTTGTGGAATTCTTTCTCTAGTCAAAATCCATG is part of the Alkalibacter saccharofermentans DSM 14828 genome and harbors:
- a CDS encoding GntR family transcriptional regulator, with the translated sequence MKKARHNEEQLPLKDLAYKSIKDKILKCELVPGSIISEAAIVLELGISRTPIREALLRLSQENFVTIYPRKGIIVSQITVKDIHEVFQIREIVEPEIAKMACKNMSKEFLLDLKRRFDEIPFNLDGSQANEYFDLDIEFHKYIISCGNNSKLTEFTDKIFDLDYRIRVMSTLEIDDVEKRSKPEHFEIIDALIEQDLDKIEKSIRIHLKNAHKQALMKI
- a CDS encoding tagaturonate reductase, with amino-acid sequence MNLNKNTYKNYKSYPEKVIQFGEGNFLRAFVDWQIDKLNKEADFNSGVVVVQPIDKGLVELLNEQDGLYTLYLNGIKDGEASREHSVINCITRAINPYTQNDEYLALAHNPEMRFIISNTTEAGISFEENDKLEDKPQNSFPGKLTALLYERFKYFNGDDDKGFIIIPCELIDKNGEKLKETVIKYVELWELEEKFKKWIVEANTFCNSLVDRIVPGYPRERINEIQEELGYQDKLVVEGEPFHLWVIEAPERIAEEFPAASIGLNTLFVKDMAPYRTRKVRILNGAHTSMVPVSYLYGIDTVRESVEDQVIGNYVKQTIFDEIIPTLDLPLEELEKFAADVLDRFKNPYIKHELMSISLNSISKFETRVLPSILEYQKRKNELPRRLVFSLAALIIFYKGERNGDEIALNDDANILEGFKNVWASYEQQKITIEDLVEEVLKNKTIWKNDIDKIEGLPSLVAVYVEDILKNGMNEATKGVLK
- a CDS encoding zinc-binding alcohol dehydrogenase family protein, with the protein product MIVLKKNLVSQINKPGEIQLLEAEVPKPRPGEALLKLLYGGICGSDLGTYRGTFAYSSYPRIPGHEFSAEIVEIEENDKGLKKGMVVTANPYFNCGTCYSCRRGLVNCCTSNETMGAQRDGGFSQYITMPIERIYDGQGLSGKTLALIEPFAISHHGVKRGNVKKGDKVLVIGAGTIGVLAMISAKLSGAEVYISDVAQGKLDYALELGADGVILNSDPARFSSEVDEITNGDGFDVTIEAVGLPSTFQNCIDAAAFGGRVVLIGIGKQNLDFNFSMIQKKELNIYGSRNAVKADFEELIDIVNKGKVNLEKIITNVYDFEDSEKAFKDFDQNAGEMLKVVLKF